The Lentimicrobiaceae bacterium genome includes a window with the following:
- a CDS encoding DUF2520 domain-containing protein yields MKYNISIIGSGNVAWHLINVFKKNNINVIGFWARNDVASAEIQQQFDVHRFNSMQEVKTKSNIVIMAINDDAISVMSSEFADFEGILAHTSGSVSIDSLSDKIKRPAVFYPLQTFTKGKEVDFKEVLIFIETKNEEDQNLLQSLGKQISDKVYKASSEQRLFLHISAVFAGNYSNFMYIIAEDILKRNNLPFDALHPLIKGVVEKTIKSNAYDSMTGPARRHDVKTIQLHKKTLSEQYEQYANIYKILADEIGKLYA; encoded by the coding sequence ATGAAGTATAATATATCAATAATAGGCAGCGGCAATGTAGCGTGGCATTTGATAAATGTTTTCAAGAAAAACAATATTAATGTCATAGGTTTTTGGGCAAGAAACGATGTCGCATCAGCCGAAATTCAACAACAATTTGATGTTCACAGGTTTAACAGCATGCAAGAAGTCAAAACCAAAAGCAATATTGTGATAATGGCAATAAACGACGATGCTATCAGTGTTATGTCTTCTGAGTTTGCCGATTTTGAAGGCATTTTGGCTCATACTTCGGGCTCTGTCAGCATTGATTCTTTGTCCGATAAAATAAAAAGACCTGCTGTATTTTATCCATTGCAAACCTTCACCAAAGGCAAAGAAGTCGATTTTAAGGAAGTGCTGATTTTTATTGAAACCAAAAACGAAGAAGACCAAAACTTATTGCAAAGTCTTGGTAAACAAATCTCCGATAAGGTCTATAAAGCTAGTTCTGAGCAGCGTTTGTTCCTTCATATTTCGGCAGTTTTTGCCGGAAATTATTCCAACTTTATGTACATTATTGCCGAAGATATTTTAAAACGAAACAATCTGCCGTTTGATGCGCTGCATCCATTGATAAAAGGAGTAGTTGAAAAAACAATCAAGTCCAATGCCTACGATTCAATGACAGGACCAGCCAGAAGGCACGATGTTAAGACCATACAGCTACACAAAAAAACTTTATCAGAACAGTACGAACAGTACGCAAACATCTACAAAATATTGGCTGACGAAATCGGCAAACTTTACGCATAG
- the ccsA gene encoding cytochrome c biogenesis protein CcsA, producing MNNILLNLFSSSYFQGECLIAGQLGKTFIFSAIIALIAGVVVSLKSNKDNESNLKSAAAFYWFHLVFLFGAVLVFYYIILTHKFEYSYVWRYTSKDTPLSLLISSFWAGQEGSFLFWAFVQAIVGAVLLLTAKELKRTVMMVFSIVQILLISMMLGIDVKGFVIGVSPFQLLREVPENLKLEFFHQADYLSKITDGNGLNPLLQNVWMIVHPPVLFVGYAVSLVPYSYALASLVEKDYKTWLKPTRAWTRYSLVVLGLGIILGGRWAYESLTFGGFWAWDPVENASLVPWLLLLASMHMLALTDKKKRLHTLSYLLVFLSYFFIIYATYLTRSGVLGQTSVHSFGVNVLSPQMVVLCLLALLIPVGFLVVRLKTIPNQDVKDKILSREFWLIIGVVFILVSAFQIILTTSLPVINNVFNINYAPPVNPVQYYNQWQLPLVCVIFFCIFISVSLKYGKNDFKAKYKSLLLQVVISLVVTLIIFIFLPNKNLGYLALMFFSVLICVGGIYKLALRYSFKKLGANISHIGTGIFMLGVIIAFGQSKIMHQTDVNNDNSGILLTKGKDVNIGNYIINYSESHTERDETFYRIDFKKSGKSKSFSLYPSVNANPTFGSVYNPDVKHFLTSDIYTYILQYSQNADGEKYDKLLEVEKGIGDTVIFDNTKFVINDINVKYDGKDIDNLSICAVMSAQNDSTYTINPCFNIVGGIVQRVDSEISGTDTFVRFENVADKSTDIVLGFYKKTSPYILVKMLKFPFIILVWSGVTLLFAGVILSGIKKRNHEV from the coding sequence ATGAATAATATTTTACTAAATCTTTTTTCGTCTTCGTATTTTCAGGGCGAATGCCTTATTGCAGGGCAATTGGGCAAGACTTTTATTTTTTCAGCCATAATTGCTCTGATTGCAGGCGTTGTGGTCAGTTTGAAAAGCAATAAGGACAACGAAAGCAACTTAAAAAGTGCAGCGGCGTTTTATTGGTTTCACTTGGTTTTTCTTTTTGGAGCCGTTTTGGTTTTCTACTACATAATACTAACTCACAAGTTTGAGTATTCTTACGTTTGGCGTTACACTTCAAAAGACACTCCTTTGAGTTTGCTTATATCAAGTTTTTGGGCAGGTCAGGAAGGCTCGTTTTTGTTTTGGGCTTTTGTGCAAGCTATAGTTGGAGCGGTATTGTTGCTGACAGCCAAAGAGTTGAAAAGAACCGTAATGATGGTTTTTTCGATAGTGCAAATATTGCTTATCAGCATGATGTTAGGCATTGATGTTAAGGGTTTTGTGATAGGTGTAAGTCCTTTCCAATTATTACGCGAAGTTCCCGAAAACTTAAAATTGGAATTTTTTCATCAAGCCGATTATCTCTCCAAAATTACAGACGGCAACGGTTTAAATCCTTTATTGCAAAATGTTTGGATGATAGTGCACCCGCCGGTGCTTTTCGTGGGATATGCCGTAAGTCTTGTGCCATACAGTTACGCCTTGGCTTCACTCGTTGAAAAAGATTATAAAACATGGCTAAAACCCACAAGAGCTTGGACAAGATATTCACTTGTTGTTTTAGGTCTGGGTATAATTTTGGGAGGCAGATGGGCTTACGAGTCATTGACTTTTGGTGGCTTTTGGGCTTGGGATCCTGTCGAAAATGCATCTTTGGTTCCTTGGCTTTTACTTCTTGCATCAATGCACATGTTGGCTCTTACCGACAAGAAAAAACGACTGCATACACTTTCATATTTGTTAGTGTTTTTGAGTTATTTTTTCATAATCTACGCTACTTACCTTACCCGAAGCGGAGTTTTGGGACAAACGTCGGTGCATAGTTTTGGTGTCAATGTACTTTCGCCGCAAATGGTAGTGCTGTGTTTGCTTGCCTTGCTTATACCTGTTGGTTTTTTGGTGGTAAGACTAAAAACAATTCCCAATCAGGACGTAAAAGACAAGATATTGTCGCGCGAATTTTGGCTGATTATTGGCGTGGTTTTCATTTTAGTTTCGGCATTCCAAATTATTCTAACAACATCGCTGCCTGTAATAAACAATGTCTTTAATATAAACTATGCTCCGCCTGTCAATCCTGTGCAGTACTACAATCAATGGCAGTTGCCTTTAGTCTGCGTAATATTTTTCTGCATATTTATTAGCGTTTCGCTAAAATACGGCAAAAATGATTTCAAAGCCAAGTACAAAAGTCTATTGTTGCAGGTAGTAATTTCGCTTGTGGTAACTTTAATTATTTTTATCTTTTTACCAAACAAAAACCTTGGCTACTTAGCTTTAATGTTTTTTTCGGTGTTGATTTGTGTTGGCGGAATATACAAACTCGCATTGCGTTATTCTTTTAAAAAATTAGGAGCAAATATTTCGCATATAGGAACGGGAATTTTTATGTTGGGTGTTATTATTGCTTTCGGGCAGTCGAAAATAATGCATCAAACTGATGTTAACAACGATAATTCGGGAATTTTATTAACCAAAGGCAAGGATGTAAACATTGGGAATTATATTATTAACTACAGCGAAAGCCACACAGAGCGTGACGAAACCTTTTATCGCATAGATTTTAAGAAATCGGGTAAAAGCAAATCGTTTTCTTTGTATCCTTCGGTTAATGCCAATCCAACCTTTGGATCTGTTTACAATCCCGATGTAAAGCATTTTTTGACAAGCGATATTTACACATACATTTTACAGTATTCGCAAAATGCTGATGGCGAAAAGTATGACAAACTCTTGGAAGTTGAAAAAGGAATAGGCGATACCGTGATATTCGACAATACTAAGTTCGTAATTAATGATATCAATGTTAAGTACGACGGCAAAGACATTGACAATCTTTCAATATGTGCCGTAATGAGTGCTCAAAACGACAGTACATACACGATAAATCCTTGTTTTAACATTGTAGGCGGCATTGTGCAGCGTGTAGATTCGGAAATTAGCGGAACCGACACTTTTGTCAGGTTCGAGAATGTTGCAGATAAATCGACGGATATAGTTTTGGGTTTTTACAAAAAAACTTCGCCGTACATTTTGGTAAAAATGCTCAAATTTCCATTTATTATTTTGGTTTGGTCGGGCGTTACGCTTTTATTCGCGGGCGTAATTCTTTCAGGAATAAAAAAACGTAATCATGAAGTATAA
- the tgt gene encoding tRNA guanosine(34) transglycosylase Tgt, with product MKFTLNKTSQDSKARAGTIVTDNGIIETPIFMPVGTVGSVKGVHIQDVKEDVGAQIILGNTYHLYLRSGTEIIRKAGGIQKFNAWNKPMLTDSGGYQVYSLSQTRKITPEGVTFQSHIDGSRHFFSPEKVIEIQRIIGADIIMAFDECAPFPCDYDYAKKSLDLTHSWLQRCVNHFKSTEPIYNHRQFLFPIVQGSVYKDLRRQSAEVISSYEASGNAIGGLSVGEPVEIMYELTDLVTDILPHDKPRYLMGVGTPENILESISLGVDMFDCVMPTRNGRNGMIFTSEGIINLKNQKWEDDFSPLDENGTSYVDKTYTKAYVRHLFKSNEMLGPMIASNHNLAFYLWLVKEARKHIIDGDFETWKRNILPKLTNRL from the coding sequence ATGAAATTCACTTTAAATAAAACATCGCAGGACAGCAAAGCCAGAGCCGGTACTATTGTTACCGACAACGGAATTATTGAAACTCCTATTTTTATGCCTGTCGGCACGGTTGGCAGTGTTAAAGGTGTTCATATTCAAGATGTTAAGGAAGATGTCGGAGCTCAAATAATTTTGGGCAATACTTACCATTTATATCTTCGTTCGGGAACTGAAATAATTCGGAAAGCCGGCGGAATACAAAAGTTTAATGCTTGGAACAAGCCAATGCTGACCGATAGCGGAGGTTATCAGGTTTATTCGTTGAGTCAAACTCGCAAAATCACTCCCGAAGGAGTAACTTTTCAATCGCATATAGACGGTTCTAGGCACTTTTTTTCGCCGGAGAAAGTTATTGAAATTCAAAGAATTATTGGAGCCGATATAATTATGGCTTTCGACGAATGTGCTCCGTTCCCTTGCGACTACGATTATGCGAAAAAATCCTTGGATTTAACTCATAGTTGGTTACAAAGATGCGTAAATCATTTTAAATCGACTGAACCTATTTACAATCACAGGCAATTTTTGTTTCCTATAGTGCAGGGAAGTGTTTACAAAGACCTACGCAGGCAGTCGGCTGAGGTTATCAGCAGCTACGAGGCATCGGGCAATGCCATTGGCGGACTTTCAGTCGGCGAACCTGTTGAAATAATGTACGAACTCACCGATTTGGTTACGGATATATTGCCGCATGACAAACCCCGATACCTTATGGGTGTAGGTACTCCCGAAAACATTTTGGAATCCATTTCGCTTGGAGTTGATATGTTCGACTGCGTAATGCCTACCCGAAACGGCAGAAACGGAATGATTTTCACATCGGAAGGGATAATAAATTTGAAAAATCAAAAATGGGAAGATGATTTCTCGCCATTAGACGAAAACGGAACTTCGTACGTCGATAAAACCTACACTAAAGCGTATGTGCGACATCTTTTCAAATCTAACGAAATGCTAGGACCTATGATTGCCAGCAATCATAACTTGGCTTTTTATTTGTGGTTGGTCAAAGAGGCACGCAAACACATAATTGATGGGGATTTTGAAACTTGGAAAAGAAATATTTTGCCAAAATTAACCAACAGATTGTAA
- a CDS encoding polyprenyl synthetase family protein yields MLKLSEYQQYVNEYLSRLEYPETPHNLYEPIKYTMEQGGKRLRPTLVLATCEAFGKDWKHAIYPAIGMEIFHNFTLIHDDIMDKAPIRRGVETVYKKWNPNIAILSGDTMFAIASNCMVNVDSAYIKPVVEVFNKTAIEICEGQQLDLDFETMENVSIDDYINMIRLKTSVFLGACMLIGATIADADKNDCNLLYDFGVNLGLAFQLRDDLLDIYSNTSVFGKINGGDILSAKKTFVYLKALELLGEDKKLLSDIYMSTQIEDTKKIKKVTQIYSDLDIRSVTEKFIEKYSEKAINQLQNTSLSNDNKEFFINLTNDLISREY; encoded by the coding sequence ATGCTGAAACTTTCTGAATATCAACAGTATGTCAATGAATATTTAAGCAGATTAGAGTATCCTGAGACTCCGCACAATTTGTACGAACCCATAAAATATACTATGGAGCAGGGCGGAAAGCGTTTACGTCCGACTCTTGTGCTTGCTACCTGCGAAGCTTTCGGTAAGGATTGGAAACATGCAATTTATCCGGCTATCGGTATGGAAATCTTCCATAATTTTACACTTATCCACGACGATATTATGGACAAAGCTCCTATCAGAAGAGGTGTAGAAACCGTTTACAAAAAATGGAACCCGAATATTGCAATACTTTCCGGCGATACCATGTTTGCGATAGCATCAAACTGCATGGTTAATGTTGATAGTGCTTACATTAAACCTGTTGTGGAAGTGTTTAACAAAACGGCTATCGAAATTTGCGAAGGACAGCAATTGGATTTGGATTTTGAAACCATGGAAAATGTAAGCATTGACGATTACATAAACATGATAAGACTCAAAACATCGGTGTTTTTGGGAGCTTGTATGTTAATTGGTGCAACCATAGCCGATGCCGACAAAAACGATTGCAACCTGCTTTATGATTTTGGAGTAAACTTGGGACTTGCTTTTCAGCTCAGAGACGACCTTTTGGATATATACAGCAACACATCGGTATTCGGTAAAATCAACGGAGGCGATATATTGAGTGCCAAAAAAACTTTTGTGTATCTGAAAGCATTGGAATTACTTGGCGAGGACAAAAAGTTATTGTCTGATATTTACATGAGCACTCAAATTGAAGATACAAAGAAAATCAAAAAGGTAACTCAAATATACAGCGATTTGGATATAAGATCCGTTACCGAAAAATTTATCGAGAAGTATTCGGAAAAAGCAATAAATCAGCTCCAAAATACATCATTAAGCAACGACAATAAAGAATTTTTTATTAATCTGACCAACGACCTTATCAGTCGTGAGTATTAA
- the rfbA gene encoding glucose-1-phosphate thymidylyltransferase RfbA — translation MKGIILAGGAGTRLHPITLTLSKQLIPVYDKPMIYYPLSTLMMAGINEILIISTPRDLPGFKALLGSGEDIGCSFSYAEQAVPNGIAQAFVIGEKFIGNDSVVLILGDNIFYGTSLQKTLSSCVDPDGGVVFAYHVNDPERYGVVEFNDKMEAISIEEKPANPKSNYAVPGLYFYDNTVVEVAKNIKPSKRGEYEITDVNKHYLDNNKLKVALLGRGSAWLDTGTFASLMQASQFVQIIEDRQGLKIGCIEEVAYRMGFIDAAKLEQIAQPLIKSGYGEYLVNLIKTK, via the coding sequence ATGAAAGGAATAATTTTAGCCGGAGGAGCTGGTACACGTTTACATCCAATAACGCTCACACTGAGTAAGCAATTAATACCTGTTTACGACAAGCCAATGATATACTATCCGTTGTCAACACTGATGATGGCAGGCATAAACGAAATATTAATTATCAGCACTCCGCGTGATTTACCGGGTTTTAAAGCTCTTTTGGGCAGCGGCGAAGATATAGGTTGTTCGTTTTCATACGCCGAACAAGCTGTTCCCAACGGCATTGCTCAGGCATTTGTTATAGGCGAAAAGTTTATTGGCAACGATAGTGTTGTCCTTATTTTGGGCGACAATATATTTTACGGAACAAGTCTGCAAAAAACTCTTAGCAGCTGCGTTGATCCTGATGGAGGTGTTGTTTTTGCATATCACGTCAACGACCCCGAAAGGTATGGTGTTGTTGAATTTAACGACAAAATGGAAGCCATTTCTATAGAAGAAAAACCGGCAAATCCGAAATCAAATTATGCTGTGCCCGGTTTGTATTTCTACGATAATACTGTTGTTGAAGTAGCAAAAAACATCAAACCCAGCAAAAGAGGCGAATACGAAATAACCGACGTAAACAAACACTATCTTGACAATAACAAACTTAAAGTAGCTTTGTTGGGCAGAGGTTCGGCATGGCTTGATACAGGCACGTTTGCATCGCTGATGCAGGCTTCGCAATTTGTGCAAATTATCGAAGACAGGCAAGGTCTTAAAATCGGCTGTATTGAAGAAGTTGCCTATCGTATGGGCTTTATAGATGCAGCCAAGTTGGAACAAATAGCTCAACCACTTATAAAAAGCGGATACGGTGAGTATCTTGTTAACTTAATTAAAACAAAATAA
- a CDS encoding nucleotide pyrophosphohydrolase has translation MTLDELQTKTDKWIKEYGVRYYSELTNTVILMEEVGEMARIVARKYGEQSCKQSDADLNLADEIADVLFVLTCIANQCDINLEDAIEKNFDKKTKRDSTRHKNNPKLL, from the coding sequence ATGACCTTAGATGAACTTCAAACTAAAACCGATAAATGGATAAAAGAATATGGAGTAAGATATTACTCGGAGCTGACAAATACGGTAATATTGATGGAAGAAGTCGGCGAAATGGCTAGAATTGTCGCCAGAAAATACGGTGAGCAAAGTTGCAAACAATCCGATGCTGATTTGAATTTAGCAGACGAAATAGCAGATGTTTTGTTTGTCTTGACTTGTATTGCAAATCAGTGTGATATTAATTTGGAAGATGCCATAGAAAAAAACTTCGACAAGAAAACCAAACGCGACAGCACGCGCCACAAAAACAATCCGAAGTTGTTATAA
- a CDS encoding AAC(3) family N-acetyltransferase, producing the protein MQITRFLYKILPEKWFIKIRKIYRTRQSSKYEPLSYDELKDILINTLKLQKGDHVLIHSSMDFLKTTCNPLEILNLLLEIVGKEGALLFPCWHSTKRAEELLEANTVFDVRKSPSVMGMLSELARRHPEAKRSLHPTNSIVAIGSKADYFVNTHHNDIYPCGTESPLYKLVVSNGKTIGIGVDATFMSFIHCPEDVLKSEFPFKTRNEKIYDATVIGYNSEEMKVKTLVASKNISNFDIRKFVNTNIEPEICQNITIKSNRFFRADCKPLFDKLVELSKQNITIYNQ; encoded by the coding sequence ATGCAAATAACACGATTTTTGTATAAAATTCTTCCCGAAAAGTGGTTTATTAAAATCAGAAAAATATATCGTACAAGGCAGAGCAGTAAGTACGAGCCACTTAGCTATGACGAACTTAAAGATATATTAATCAACACTTTAAAGTTGCAAAAAGGCGACCATGTGCTGATACACAGCTCAATGGATTTTTTGAAAACCACTTGCAATCCTTTGGAAATATTGAACTTATTGCTCGAAATTGTTGGAAAAGAAGGTGCATTATTGTTTCCTTGTTGGCATTCTACCAAAAGAGCGGAAGAATTATTGGAAGCCAATACCGTTTTCGATGTGAGGAAATCGCCTTCGGTAATGGGTATGCTCAGCGAATTGGCAAGGCGGCATCCCGAAGCAAAACGCAGTCTGCACCCTACCAACAGTATTGTTGCCATAGGTAGTAAAGCTGATTATTTTGTAAATACTCATCACAATGATATTTATCCTTGCGGAACCGAAAGTCCTTTATACAAACTTGTAGTCAGCAACGGCAAAACCATTGGAATTGGCGTCGATGCAACGTTTATGTCATTTATTCATTGTCCCGAAGATGTTTTAAAATCGGAATTTCCATTCAAAACTCGCAATGAAAAGATATACGATGCAACAGTTATTGGGTACAATTCCGAAGAAATGAAGGTTAAAACTCTTGTTGCCAGCAAAAACATCAGCAATTTCGATATACGTAAGTTTGTCAACACCAATATCGAACCCGAAATTTGCCAAAATATAACTATAAAATCCAACAGATTTTTCAGAGCCGATTGTAAACCGCTTTTCGACAAACTTGTCGAGCTAAGCAAACAAAACATAACAATATATAATCAGTAA
- a CDS encoding acyl carrier protein — protein MENNILEKINEIFVKILKNKNLKISLTDTPETINGWDSLTHAQIITEVEEVFGIEFSLTELVEISDIAKLVSIIEKKK, from the coding sequence ATGGAGAACAATATTTTAGAAAAAATCAACGAAATTTTTGTAAAGATTTTAAAGAATAAGAATCTGAAAATTAGTCTGACTGACACACCCGAAACCATTAATGGTTGGGATTCGCTGACTCATGCTCAAATTATTACCGAAGTTGAGGAAGTATTTGGAATTGAGTTTTCGCTTACTGAGTTGGTCGAAATATCCGACATTGCTAAATTAGTTTCGATTATTGAAAAGAAAAAATAA